DNA sequence from the Carassius auratus strain Wakin unplaced genomic scaffold, ASM336829v1 scaf_tig00036604, whole genome shotgun sequence genome:
TTGGCGCTCTTGTAACTGTGGCCACTTTGAAGGGCACTGAGGGGGTGGCAGGCAGACTCAGACACGCTGCCTGTTTCTCAAGGCCCAGGGCAGGGGAAGCTACATCTGCGCTGTTGGAAACCGTGGGACTGGGACGAGGGTCACGGCTCCGCGGACTCATGCTGTCATTCTTGAAGGGACAAAGGAAGAGCTTAAATGTTCTTCTAAAGGGCAGAAGGTGAGCCAGGATGGGCCAGACGATGGTGGATTATTTAAGGCCAAGCCCAGGGCCATACGAAAATGGAGGAAATGCGGTAAAACAACGGAGAAAAGAACAGCGGCTCACGGCAAAGCGGAAAATGCTAGTCAACGCGGTGACCAAAACAATGCAGTCATTTCAGATGCACAACCACTTAGCATAACACCAGATAACACAAAATCACAAGGCCTGATGGGTAGCTATCCAAGTCAGGATGACTTGAAGTTGAAGGGCAAAGACAAAAGGGCTCATTCCCCCATATTAGTGAAAGCTGTTACACCCCAGAGCACAGATCCACAAACCTGCTGCTTTTCTGCCAAACCATGTGCCAAACCAAGTGAGCAGGTTGAAGATGAGATGAGCCTTGATCAATCCGATAACTGTTCTGAGAAAGAATTCAGCTGTGGCAATGTGCAAGGAGACACTGAGGTCAGAATATGTGACCTTGATGCAAATGATCGCCATAACATTGTTGCTGATGTGCCAAACCTAGGGTCATCTGTAGCATCTGAGACTCTCTCACATAGTCTAATAATCAAATTGCCCCCAACAAACTGTAATACTGAGCCAAGCATGGATCATTCTCCCATGATAACGCCCTCCGAAGTCCCTGTCAGCATTCAGAAGAATCAAGAATCCAGGCCAGATGAGCGCCTACTGGACCGTGAGAATCTACACTCGGTGGAGCCCGGCGATCTCACAGCACAGAGAGATTGGTCTCCAGACACAAAGAATACAGTTGTGCCGGAGGGCCGCACTCCAGTGGGTGCTGAATGTAGCACTACAGAAAAGAAAAGGAGGCCGTCCATGTGCTCACCTCAGCATTGGGAGGAATTAATCACAGAGCATGGAGAACTTGAAGTTCAGCAGTCTGACAAATCCTCTTCACGAGGCTTTAGCGTAACGACGGCCAATATAACTGTAAGCACTACTCACTCCCTGCCTGTTCCTGCCCCTACCACCACTGCAGCCATCGCAACAGCCATCCCAGCATTAAGCGAGGGGGAGGCGGGGGCGAGAGGTGGAGACTTGCTGCCTCTGGTGAACTCAGAGTTGCTATCAGAGCCGAGAAGAGTTGACGACAAGGACAAGGTGGCCGCTGACGAGGGGTCTCTTGATGTgggcgaggaggaggaggaggatgagtttGGGGCATTCATGCTGGCAGGTGGAGACCAGCTGTGGACGGATGGATTCAGTGAAGTCCAACAGTCGGCTGAGGATTACAACTGCGGTGAGTACGCTGTCTTGAAAATAGCAAGGTAATACATTTTGCCACTTAAGTCGGAAGGTGCGGTAAGTTCTCTTCTTTAGAAGGAACTTAGCTTTGTTTGGGTTCGAGTGAGCAGATAACATGCAGTCCCAATGTACAAACTAGTCTGGCTGGACTGACCTGAATTCCTGCAGACCCCCTCGCTTCCCCTGACCTCATGTgaagatattaattatttaaagcaCTGCTTGGAATTCCTACCCCCCAACCACTCACTCTTCCCTGTTGCTGTGTACCAGCCTAAGGCAGGAGGCAGCATTAAaaagacatgcacacacaagGCCATTGGGACAAGAGGGGAGGCCAACCTTCACAAAGCCAAAGGCAGCATGTCTAGAGGGAACGTCTTGATCAAACTAGAGGACAAACACTTCATTGGTTATTCATCTAGTATGTCTTCTAACTATAATCTTtggtcaaaaacaaaaacagtgacactttattttaaggtgtccttattaTACGttgcatgtacttactattagaATAAcgataaattatgcataattacgtgcaagtaaccctaaaacaAAACCCTCATTCTAATCCTAACCATATATGTgcttgtagttaattaatattactcagtacttaaatgtataattatttctgTAAcagggacaccttaaaataaagtgtcaccACAAACActttcaatttaataattttatggaCTCAATTCCATTTCTGTCAGCCGCTGCGTAACCTTAATCTGCAGGATTAATCCTATTCTCTAAAAAGGTGAAAGCCTGGTGATTCCAGTCGTGCGCATAAACAGGTTTAACCTACttcttattgtttttaattctGAAATTGCATCACACAAGtagatatttaaaatgacaaGCTATTTCTCGAAGCCATTTAACACACATAGTGTTTTCCTGTTGAGACATTTCTTCAAAATCATATTACATTGCTTCTTGTACATTTCATGAtgcattttaaagtgaaatatccAGAGAGTGGTGGTAAAAGTGTGTTCATTTTTATCTGACAACATGAACATGAATCCGGTAATGGTTTATTATGTTGGTTGTTGTATATATTGTGACAAATTGGAAACGAAATGTTAGGCGAGTGGTGCTCTAAGGCCTTTATAATGTACCACCTACACTAAAGTTTtcagtgttaacaaaagcaaacacgagataaaacacatttgctgaagcaaGCCATTTCAGCTTGCTTCTATAAGTCTTAGATATGGTGACTCATGTTTTAGAGGACTCATACCTCTGTGTTTCACATCACAAGTgtaatgctgtaccaggtgagctaccgagcaagtttactacgtCAGAAAAACCATAGTGCTATCAAATcgattaattgaaattaatttatataatatatgtgtgtgtgctgtatatatttctatttatatgtaaagaaaaaatatatatttacatatacatatacacagtacacacatgatatttaaacacaaacttttattttaaattcgattAACCACAATTAATCAATTTGAACGCACTGCTATACATAGGaagcaatttaattaatttacaaatcatgcactatgttAAATCAGTAGGTAATCACAAGAAGccacacaaaaataagtctttattcattAATAATCTGCCCCAGTTATCATAAAATGTGTGAGAAGGAATATAAGTTATTGGAATTTTACTGCTATAGTGAATTGAATGTATGGATACgttttttaagttttataaaaaatatagctAAAGACACATTTTCTTTTGAGCCAATGTATGTTGTACCTTTCCACCATGGTCTATAAATACCCCAttagaatcctttttttttttcctaaaaagaaCTGTTTGGTTAAACACTTTCATCACTTATTATCAGTTATTGCACGTGTTCTACACTGTGTGAAACCTTTCCACCGCAGTATCATAGCACCTACTGATCTTGTAAAGAGTTTTTGTATGAGATCTTTGAAAAGGAAACTATAAATACTTAAATGAGCCTTTATTTCCTGTCAGAGGAACACACAAGTTCTGCTGATGCAAATGAACCTGCATCCTGGGCATCTGATTGGACTGTAGTCCAGTCATTCCAGCCGTCAGAGAGCACATGGACCGCCTTCAGCCAGGAGACTGTGGAGCAGAAGATAGAGCCTGGTGACCAGTGGTGGACTTCTACAGAAAAGCCcaatcttcctctctctcctctccataATGTGGTAAAGGTTTAGACTCATTTTATACATATCTTTTAATTCTAAAATGGTGAAACTTTACAAATGAGTAACTAAAACATCTTTTCATCACTACTGATGCTCTGATGATTAGTGATCTttactgtacgtgtgtgtgtttgtgtgtgtagtcaAATGTGTTTCTAGAGGCCTTCCCCTCTGAAAAGTCCCCCTGTGAAGATCCTGAACACATTCCTACACTAAAGCAGCTTCTGCAAGGACCAGCTGAAAACAGCAATACAGGGGAGCACAAGTATGTTGCATTATTTGTAGTTGTGCTGCATTAATTGTGACTTATGTTTATGGATTTTgagaatatttttatataaaaaaaaatacttaagggTTTTTCGGGCCATTCCTAGAGCCTCCAAATAAATGCACGAATGCACATTTTGGATGCCTcccttatttttatttcttgtcaGCTAATCAGGAAAACTTTGGAGACTCCAGGACCAGTTTGAATATATTAGTCTTCTATCGCCACCTTGTGGTTGCAGGAAATGCTGCTGTATCTCATCACACAAAGCACAAAGAACTGAATGTTCTGCATGAAATTCTGTATTTCATCCTCTTGAGATGACTGAAGATGTATAAACAAGTCTTTCTTTCGTAATTTTACATTCAATAATGgtatttgtttttcttgttaCATGCTATAAAATTGCGAGTTAATCATTTTGCTTTGGCCCAAAGGGAGCAGAGCTTACTTGACGGCCTCCAGGATCTAAACCGGATGATTGGTGTGAAATATAAAAGGGCAGAGTCTCTTTCCCGTAAACTTCTCCTTCAGTCACTGCATTTGCAACATCCCAGCTCTGTGAGTCTGCTGTAAAACCAATGCaacaatatataatgaaaacTTCCTGCTACATCAAACACAAATGGATTTCTATACTCTATATTTACCATAAATAGAGCTTAGTACTGGAAACTCTCTTTAAGTGCATGTTTTAAAT
Encoded proteins:
- the LOC113082610 gene encoding uncharacterized protein LOC113082610; this translates as MGSYPSQDDLKLKGKDKRAHSPILVKAVTPQSTDPQTCCFSAKPCAKPSEQVEDEMSLDQSDNCSEKEFSCGNVQGDTEVRICDLDANDRHNIVADVPNLGSSVASETLSHSLIIKLPPTNCNTEPSMDHSPMITPSEVPVSIQKNQESRPDERLLDRENLHSVEPGDLTAQRDWSPDTKNTVVPEGRTPVGAECSTTEKKRRPSMCSPQHWEELITEHGELEVQQSDKSSSRGFSVTTANITVSTTHSLPVPAPTTTAAIATAIPALSEGEAGARGGDLLPLVNSELLSEPRRVDDKDKVAADEGSLDVGEEEEEDEFGAFMLAGGDQLWTDGFSEVQQSAEDYNCEEHTSSADANEPASWASDWTVVQSFQPSESTWTAFSQETVEQKIEPGDQWWTSTEKPNLPLSPLHNVSNVFLEAFPSEKSPCEDPEHIPTLKQLLQGPAENSNTGEHKEQSLLDGLQDLNRMIGVKYKRAESLSRKLLLQSLHLQHPSSECATVRLKTSARFSPNLPTSNQQLAAIAKRRLSYDFNRNIMT